In the Phycisphaerales bacterium genome, CGACATGATAACACCTGACGCAAGAGGCCCAAGCCCAGCATAGTTTTCGGGCCAAATACAAAGAAGACGGGCCAGAGAGCCCGTCTTCTTTGAAATATCATCATTGAGAAGGTAATTATTTTCCGCCGCCTGGTGCCGGACTACGTAGTGGCCCAGAACCGCTGCCACCAGGACTACGCGTCCAGATCTTGCCATCTGACCAGAAGACCGTGTTGGCAGCATTGTTGATATGACCAGTGATATTCTTTGATGGAATTACTAACGAGTGAGCTCCACCAGCATGGCCCTTGATTGTGTTGCCATTTTTTAGTGTCGCCATGAAGTGATAGCCATTGTCATAAACTTTTACTTCGATTGGCTGCTTGCCGTTGTACCAAGTGCCAGAAATGTGGGTTTTTCCATCTGGGTATCGTGTCCACATACCACCGTCACTCCACTTAAGACGACGTCCGCCATCTTGGATTGTGCCGGTTCTTTTTTGACCCTTGACCTTAATCATCCAGGGACCTTGAAATTCTGCATTGTAATTCTTGCCATTCCCATCCTTAAGAATCACATCATTATTACCTTTGACAATGATGTAGACGGGCTTGTCATTCATGTTGTACCACTCACCTTCCATACCGGTGTAGTGATTAAAAGGTGCTGGCGGACGATGCTCTAATTGAGTTGCTGCAAAGAAGACTGCAGCACCTAACGCAATAACGACACCAACAATAAAAGACTTGACGTGAAAATGGCTCATCTACATTCCTTTCGACATTTCGGGAGCAATGTCCTCCCGGCGGTCAACGCATCCCAGCCCCAGAGGAATAAGTCAGTATCGTAACCTGAACCGATTCCTGTGTCACTGATGACTCATAGCAGCATTTTCAAAGTCAGCCTGCTGGTTGCAAAACAACCGCTGTGCCATAACAAAGCACTTCGGTGGCACTTGATTGCCCCATATCCGATGCGTCATAGCGAACCCCAAGAATAGCATTCGCGCCCATCTGCTGAGCATGTTCAATCATATGCTCAAGCGCATCTTGGCGAGCTTCCTCACATACCTTTGTAAAACCGGAAACGCGACCGCCAGTAATTGACTTCAAGCCTGCGACAACGCCTTGAGCAATGTTAGGTGTGCGCACTGTGATACCCCTGACAAGGCCCTTGTACTCAACAATATCATGACCTTCAACATTAAATGTCGTAACAATAATCATCTCTCTTGTTGCTTCCATTCTTGGATCCTTTTTGAGCTGCTAATGCTCGCTTCGTAAAAGTAACAGCATGCTCTTTTAATATTTCTTATGAATCTATGACCAACGCGCTATACTCGATGAGTGGTTTTGTTTTATTCATTTGCAGTAACTGTGGACTCGCCTCAAGAAGCGAACATCTTTCTTGTCGAGGCACAAGAGGCACATGACGATTCAGGTGTACACACAAACGAAAAAGTGCATAACGCCAACGAACATTAAGACTTGGCCGTGGCGATACATATCCAGCAAGAAGTTCAATCAGCGCTCGATGCATTGCCAATGGCCCATGGCCCGCCACAAGCAGTTCTCTAAATGAGTGACTATAGAAGTCCTTGATTAATCGAAACAGCAAGGAAGTGACCTGGTCGTGATGCCGTACAAATTGGCGTCGAACACGGGCTGCACTTTGACCTTGACTCATCGCCGTGACTGCCGCCGCCGCCGCAAGGCCGCCATCCATTCCTAACATGACACCGGTTGAAAACACTGGGTCTACAAATGCCGCAGCATCGCCAATCAGGAAGTAACCAGGCCCAGCCACTGGTTTACACTGGTAAGAAAAATCAGCCACTACTTCATTGTGATCTGGGCCACTCGCACCGATCATTCGCTCCGTCATCAATGGACAACGCTCCAGGGCCCAATTCAGCCTTTGATTTGGTGGCACTGGTAGAGAACGAGCCACCTTGTCACTAAAGACAACACCCACACTGGTACGGTCCTGATCAATCGGAATAATCCAAAACCAACCCTCATCACACATGATTACTGAGGGATCACCAATGCGATCACCACTCAATCGCTGCACACCTTCAAAATGACTGAAGTATGAAACAGATCGAAAGTCCGGATGTATCTTGCGAATGCCCAAGTGCCGACCTAAGACTGTTGCCTGACCACTGGCATCAATTAGAAATTGACCTTCAACCTGCTCACCATTGCCATTAGTCACGATGACATGCTGATCTTCAAGACGCGTGATTTCTTTAACATGAAAATCATTGCGGACATGCACGCCCTCTTTTTTTGCAGCTTCTAAGAGTAGGCCATCCAGTGAACCACGCTCCGTGTTAAACGCACGTGGTACATCTTTGCGGAGTGAGTTTGCAAACGCGACGTCTAATTGCTCACCCAATTGATTACCAAACCCAATCTCGACGCCCCGCTTGGGCACATGCACGACCTCACTCATTAGATCAGTGAGACCAAGCTTCATAAGCATCTCAACAACTTTGGGCACCAGCGACTCCCCAATACGAAAACGGGGAAATTCACTGCGATCAAGCACGGTCACATGATGACCAGCCTGAGCCATGGCAATCGCTGCTGTTGCGCCAGCAGGGCCACCACCAATAATAATTGCGTCGTATTTTTCTTGACCCATCAGCGATGCCCTACCAGCAAGTCTTCGTGCGTTACTGGTCTCTCAAAACAAGAACGATCCATTAGTAGATCATGATAGGCATTTTTGATAAAACCTCCGTCAAGAATTCTGCTCGCTCATTCAAACCGGAGAAACTCACCGAGCTGATGCGCCGCAAGACCAGCTCTGGCCCCGCGAATGGTGATTTCGAGTGGGCCTTCACCATTTTTGAGCAACTGCCGACCAAGCCGAGTCTGTCGCCCCTTAGGTTGAGTAAGCACCAGTGAGCACTCACCCAGTGAGAATTCTACACAGCCTGCATCTTGGAAGACCTCTACATCTCGCCCTCTCTGCTCAAGCAATACTTCATATTGCTTGCGACTTTTCTTCAGATTGGCAACCAGTACAACCAAACGCGAGATTGACTGTGCGCCGTTTTTATGTTCATCCACACTTACCGCCGGAACACGCAAGCAGCGATCAGTTTCATCAATGCATAAAAACGGTAATTCGCTTGCCGTCGGCATGCCGCATTGCCAACGAATGACGTTTCCATCCTTTTGTTTGCGTGTCCCCTTTGCTGGACCCAGATATTTAATATCAGCAGCACGCAAACGTGTCAGAATCGTGATAATTGATTGACCAGACACTGCAAAATCAACCAACCCTGGTTCTTTGAGACCAAGTTTTATGAAATGCTGCTCAAATGGATTCCACTCTTTGATTGCACGTTTCAGCAAACCCAACTTCTGCATGAGTTTCAGCCGCATTCTCCGCGACCTTGAGAGAATCTGAATTAACTCGATATAGGTGCCGTCATGCAAAACAATCAGTGCATTTCGAGAACCAATACGATGTTGCCCACCAGCACGGACCCTGAAACCAGCTGCTTGCCATTTCACAGCAGCTGCCTTCAGATTTGAAACAAGAACCACCAGATGGTCCATGGTCACTGGTTGAGCTTCGGTTGGCATAACGCTATCCCCATCAGTCCTAGACTGACATCGAATTACATCATCGGTTGCTAATGCCGCTAAGAGAAGCGCCAAACCTCAGAATCTGCATGATCCAAACCTGTTAACCAGCTCAACCTGATCTTATCCAGCTTATCCAAGCACCAAGGCCCGATTCCGGTACACCAAAATTCGGTCGTCTAGGTGGTATCGCAGTGCCTGTGCCAGCGCCGCACGCTCTACATCGCGACCCTTCCTGGTGAGATCTTCAACCGAATCGCGGTGAGAACACTGAACAACATCTTGTGCAATGATTGGCCCCGCGTCTAACTCACTGGTCGCGTAATGAGCCGTTGCTCCAATTAACTTTACACCACGATCGTGCGCTTGGTGGTATGGACGCCCCCCACTAAACGCTGGCAAGAACGAGTGATGAATGTTTATAACTCGGTGAAGATAACGATCAATCAATGCCGGCGAGAGTACCTGCATATAACGCGCTAATACAACCACATCTATCTGGTGCTGTTCTAGTAGCGTAAGCAGTTCTTTCTCTTGCTTAGGTTTATTGTTTTCTTGAATTGGCAAATGAAAGAATGGAATCCCAAACTGCTCCGCAACTTGATGCAAGTCTGAGTGATTACTTGCAACAAATGCAATATCACCATTTAGTTCACCTGCACGATGCCGAAGCATCAAGTCAAAAAGGCAGTGATCATATTTGGACACGAGAATCGCCATCCGCTTAACGTCACTTGAAAGAGAGAGCTTCCAAGTCATATCAAAAGTGACCGCAAGCTCTTTAATGGCCGACTCAAGTTTCTTTTTATGGTCGCTCAGTCCGGGCATCTCAAAGAAAATGCGCTGGAAGAACTGACCAGAATCTGTATCACTATGCTGATCAGCATCAAGGATATTGCCATCATGACCCTGCAGGAATACTGCTAAAGCGGCCACAATCCCACGTTGATCTGGGCAAGAGACCAGAAGCGAAGCTGTGTTTTCGGATTTATTTGGTGCCATACTGTTTAGAAGTGTAGGTCACCTTGCTACGCTGGTGAAGGGCTCATCGAGCCACCATTGCTCGCAGTCTCTTCCACAGTGACTTACACTCTCCTTGAGAGCTGTACTGGAGGCACATCATGGACAACTATTCGCTGGCCCAGTCATTTGCCCACCTTTTTTCGCATGTCTGGAAGAACCCGTCTCTTAAGAATCGCCTTGAGGAAAATCCTCGAGAAACATTGCTTGAGTACGGTATTACGGTGCCAAAAGACGTTGAGGTCGAGATCGTAGAAAACACTGCAAAGAAGCTCTATGTCGTTTTGCCCGCACCTGGCGAGCAACCGATACGAGCATCTCGGCGTCAGCCAATCCCTGAAGAAGATGATTCCCACGGACAGCCGTCGGTTCACCTGCTTGAGTAGGCGAGCCTGTTAGCTCTTCTTCTTCGGCTTAAACATCTTAAAGAGCTTTTTGATTGGGTCGTAGTATTCATCCACCACTCTTTCTTTGAGTGGAATGATTGCGTTGTCGGTAATCGTGATGTGCTCCGGACATACCTTTGTACAACACTTCGTGATGTTGCAGTAACCAACCCCTTGCGTCTCCTTGAGATCTTCTAGGCGGTTTTCAACATCAAGTGGATGCATTTCTAATGCTGCCGTATAGATCAGGAATCGCGGACCAATAAACTCATCATGCTTATGGTGATCTCGAAGGACGTGACAGACATCCTGACAAAGAAAACACTCTATGCACTTTCGGAATTCCTGAGGTCGCTCGACATCGATTTGGTCCATACGCCAAGTTCCATCTGCATGGTCTGGCTTGCGTGGCTTGAAAGGCTTGATCTTCTTTTTGACCCGGTAATTCCAAGAGACATCGGTCACTAAATCGCGTATGAGTGGGAACGCTTGCATCGGCTCAATGACGACGTCTTTATCGAGGTCCAAATCACCAACACGCGTCATGCACATTAGTTTCGGTTTACCATTCACTTCTGCAGAGCACGAACCACATTTACCTGCCTTGCAATTCCAGCGGCAAGCAAGATCCGGTGCCTGCTCGGCTTGAATGTCATGCACCACATCCAACACCACCATGCCGTCTTCAACATCGACTTGATAATCGACAAAGGCACCTTTGCTGTTGTCTCCTCGCCAGATCTTGAATGTTGCCTTGGTGGCCATTAGCCCATCTCCTTGACCAGTTGTCCAAGTTCATCTGTCTTGCCAACAACGGCTCTTTGCTCAACTGACATACTGCCGTCACCACTTCGAGAGATAATCGTGTTGACGTTGCCTAGTTGCTCATCTTTATCTGGATGATCGAGCCTTGAATGGGCCCCGCGACTTTCTCTTCGACCATGTGCTGATCGTGCGACCATTTCTGAGACCGTTAGCAGATTTTCTAAATCAAGAGCCGTATGCCAGCCGGGGTTGTATTCACGGTTTCCAGGTGCTGCGACTGTTTCCGCTTGTTTGGTCAGTTGAGCAATCTTTTCAACCGCCTCAGTCATCTCTTGATCCTGGCGTGCAATACCAACGAGATCCTGCATGACATCCTGAAGAGCATGTTGTATTGCATAAGGGTTTTCCCCAGACTGCCGCTCAATAGGCGCTAATGCATGCTTCTCAATATCGGCGCCCTGCTCTTCTCCAACGGTCACTGGCGTTTGAGTTTTTGCAAAATCAGCTGCATGCTGACCGGCAATCTGTCCAAACACCAATAAATCTGAAAGCGAATTGCCTCCCAGACGATTGGCGCCATGCAATCCACCGCCACACTCGCCGCAAGCAAAGAGTCCCGGTACCCGTGACATCTGTGTATCGGCTTCAACTTTAATACCACCCATGACATAGTGCGTCGTTGGCCCAACTTCCATGGGCTCTTTGGTGATATCAACGCCAGCAAGCTCTTTGAACTGATGGTACATGCTGGGCAGTTTCTTTTTGATGTGCTGCTCAGCATTTTTGATGTTCTCTTTGATCCAGGCAATATCAAGGAACGCGCCACCGTGAGGACTACCACGGCCTTCTTTGACTTCCTTGACGATCTTGCGAGCCACATGGTCGCGAGTCAAAAGTTCGGGTGGGCGATGAGCCTCTCTATCACCAATGACAAACCGCCACCCCTCTTCAGCCGTACTTGCTGTTTGTTTGACATAGAGATCAGGAATGTCATCAAACATGAAGCGATGACCTTCACTGTTCTTGAGTACGCCGCCTTCACCACGCACTCCCTCGGTCACAAGAATGCCACGTACGCTTGGCGGCCAGACCATGCCCGTGGGATGAAACTGCACAAACTCCATATCAACAAGTTCAGCGCCTGCTCGATATGCCAAAGCGTGTCCATCACCTGTGTATTCCCAACTGTTACTTGTCACACGATAGGCTCGGCCAATACCGCCTGTTGCCAGTATGACTGCGTTGGCTTTCACCAGATGGAAGCGGCCTCGCTCACGATCGTAAGCAAAAGCACCCGCAATGCGATCACCGTCTTTGAGCAAATCGATCACGGTGGTCTCCATCAAGAAATCAATGCCCTGATGAATGCCGTGGTCTTGGAGTGTGCGAATCATTTCGAGCCCGGTTCGATCTCCAACATGAGCCAGGCGTGGATAGCGATGGCCACCAAAGTTTCGCTGAAGAATGCGACCGTCTTTGGTGCGATCAAACAAGGCGCCCCAAGACTCCAGTTCACGCACACAGTTTGGTGCGTTCTGAGCATGCAGTTGGGCCATTCTCCAGTTATTGAGGTACTGCCCACCGCGCATCGTGTCGGTGAAGTGAACTTTCCAGTTATCTCGCTCATCAACATGGCCCATCGAAGCGGCCATGCCACCTTCAGCCATCACGGTGTGTGCCTTACCGAGTAGTGATTTACTCAGTACCGTCACACGACAGCCACTACCAGATGCTTCGATCGCTGCTCGGAGTCCAGCGCCACCCGCACCGATGACTAGAACGTCACATTCATGTGTCTTCCAGCCCACTAGAGAATCCTCCAGTCAGTCCAGTAGCCGCTTGCGCACATTCGGACATAAAAATCCGTAAAGCCAACCCAGAACAAACTCATCCATGCCCAGAGCATGTGTTTACGATTGAGACAACTCACGCAATCCCACGCCTTACGACGAATTGGCTTGCGAGACAGACGATCAAGGCACCCACCAACGATATGACGCAGTGAGTGGCAACCCAAGGTGTAGCCACCTAAAAAGATCACATTGGCGGTCAGGATCAACGAGCCAAGGCCAATACCAAATTGATTACCACCCGTTTCTGGATTGGTAAACATAAACGCCCATACCGCGTCATAGGCCAGCACCAAAATGAACAGCAGTGCAAAGAACAGAAAGTACCTATGAATATTCTGCAGGATCAGCGGCATCGAGTGTTCACCGCGATAGCACTTGCGCGGCTCACCAACACCACAGTTCAGTGGATCAGCCCAGAAGGATTTGTAATAGGCACCGCGGTAGTAGTAACACGTTAGTCGGAATCCACCTGGTGCCCAGAGAATGAAAAACGCTGGTGACCATGGCAACCACTCGGGATACCAACCCGGCTTGGGTCCAAACCAGGCATGACCCGAGTCGCCGTAAATTTCCGGACTGTAGAAGGGGCTCAGATAGTGAGCGCCTCCACCACCATAGAAGTAGTTAATTCCCTGGAAGGCCGCCCAAGTCGAGTAAACAACAAATGCGCCCAGTCCAAGAAAAACCACCAGTGGTTGCAACCACCACCAATCGGGGCGACTGGTTTGGCCGAAGCGGCGCTGTTGAGGTAGAGACAAGTCCTGGCGGGACATAAGAGGCTTTCTATGACTAAATGGGTCCTCCCAGGATAGCGAACGGCGGGAATCGTGGCTATACAAGTTTTGATCATCAGCAACGTCCAGTCAGTCTTATTTTTCGAGTTTGCCCTGTGACGCGCATCTTGGGCCTGTTCTGGAACACCCAAGCACAATGAGACCCATTCTCAACAGCCAATTACGGCGATACCTCGTGATCTTGGGCCATGGCACTTTCCAATCTACGCCAAGGCTGCACACCCCTATTTCACCGCCCATCACCACCAGTGATGCTGAGGGCTAGACTCAAGAAGCTGTGCAACCGTTGTATGAGGCACTGAACCAATAGAGCGAAACAGCATGATCGACTGATCGGTAGAATGCTGACCATTGTGGTGCGGCCATCGCACCCACAGCCCCGGTAGCTCAGCTGGATAGAGCAGCGGTCTTCTAAACCGCAGGTCGCACGTTCGAGTCGTGCTCGGGGCGCTTTCCAGTGGCCAATCAGAGACGGTTTAACATCAATGCTAGGCGCTACTGCTTAGAA is a window encoding:
- a CDS encoding YbjQ family protein codes for the protein MEATREMIIVTTFNVEGHDIVEYKGLVRGITVRTPNIAQGVVAGLKSITGGRVSGFTKVCEEARQDALEHMIEHAQQMGANAILGVRYDASDMGQSSATEVLCYGTAVVLQPAG
- a CDS encoding tryptophan 7-halogenase, which produces MGQEKYDAIIIGGGPAGATAAIAMAQAGHHVTVLDRSEFPRFRIGESLVPKVVEMLMKLGLTDLMSEVVHVPKRGVEIGFGNQLGEQLDVAFANSLRKDVPRAFNTERGSLDGLLLEAAKKEGVHVRNDFHVKEITRLEDQHVIVTNGNGEQVEGQFLIDASGQATVLGRHLGIRKIHPDFRSVSYFSHFEGVQRLSGDRIGDPSVIMCDEGWFWIIPIDQDRTSVGVVFSDKVARSLPVPPNQRLNWALERCPLMTERMIGASGPDHNEVVADFSYQCKPVAGPGYFLIGDAAAFVDPVFSTGVMLGMDGGLAAAAAVTAMSQGQSAARVRRQFVRHHDQVTSLLFRLIKDFYSHSFRELLVAGHGPLAMHRALIELLAGYVSPRPSLNVRWRYALFRLCVHLNRHVPLVPRQERCSLLEASPQLLQMNKTKPLIEYSALVIDS
- a CDS encoding VOC family protein, with product MPTEAQPVTMDHLVVLVSNLKAAAVKWQAAGFRVRAGGQHRIGSRNALIVLHDGTYIELIQILSRSRRMRLKLMQKLGLLKRAIKEWNPFEQHFIKLGLKEPGLVDFAVSGQSIITILTRLRAADIKYLGPAKGTRKQKDGNVIRWQCGMPTASELPFLCIDETDRCLRVPAVSVDEHKNGAQSISRLVVLVANLKKSRKQYEVLLEQRGRDVEVFQDAGCVEFSLGECSLVLTQPKGRQTRLGRQLLKNGEGPLEITIRGARAGLAAHQLGEFLRFE
- the purU gene encoding formyltetrahydrofolate deformylase: MAPNKSENTASLLVSCPDQRGIVAALAVFLQGHDGNILDADQHSDTDSGQFFQRIFFEMPGLSDHKKKLESAIKELAVTFDMTWKLSLSSDVKRMAILVSKYDHCLFDLMLRHRAGELNGDIAFVASNHSDLHQVAEQFGIPFFHLPIQENNKPKQEKELLTLLEQHQIDVVVLARYMQVLSPALIDRYLHRVINIHHSFLPAFSGGRPYHQAHDRGVKLIGATAHYATSELDAGPIIAQDVVQCSHRDSVEDLTRKGRDVERAALAQALRYHLDDRILVYRNRALVLG
- a CDS encoding nitrile hydratase subunit alpha, which translates into the protein MDNYSLAQSFAHLFSHVWKNPSLKNRLEENPRETLLEYGITVPKDVEVEIVENTAKKLYVVLPAPGEQPIRASRRQPIPEEDDSHGQPSVHLLE
- a CDS encoding succinate dehydrogenase/fumarate reductase iron-sulfur subunit, producing the protein MATKATFKIWRGDNSKGAFVDYQVDVEDGMVVLDVVHDIQAEQAPDLACRWNCKAGKCGSCSAEVNGKPKLMCMTRVGDLDLDKDVVIEPMQAFPLIRDLVTDVSWNYRVKKKIKPFKPRKPDHADGTWRMDQIDVERPQEFRKCIECFLCQDVCHVLRDHHKHDEFIGPRFLIYTAALEMHPLDVENRLEDLKETQGVGYCNITKCCTKVCPEHITITDNAIIPLKERVVDEYYDPIKKLFKMFKPKKKS
- a CDS encoding fumarate reductase/succinate dehydrogenase flavoprotein subunit; translated protein: MGWKTHECDVLVIGAGGAGLRAAIEASGSGCRVTVLSKSLLGKAHTVMAEGGMAASMGHVDERDNWKVHFTDTMRGGQYLNNWRMAQLHAQNAPNCVRELESWGALFDRTKDGRILQRNFGGHRYPRLAHVGDRTGLEMIRTLQDHGIHQGIDFLMETTVIDLLKDGDRIAGAFAYDRERGRFHLVKANAVILATGGIGRAYRVTSNSWEYTGDGHALAYRAGAELVDMEFVQFHPTGMVWPPSVRGILVTEGVRGEGGVLKNSEGHRFMFDDIPDLYVKQTASTAEEGWRFVIGDREAHRPPELLTRDHVARKIVKEVKEGRGSPHGGAFLDIAWIKENIKNAEQHIKKKLPSMYHQFKELAGVDITKEPMEVGPTTHYVMGGIKVEADTQMSRVPGLFACGECGGGLHGANRLGGNSLSDLLVFGQIAGQHAADFAKTQTPVTVGEEQGADIEKHALAPIERQSGENPYAIQHALQDVMQDLVGIARQDQEMTEAVEKIAQLTKQAETVAAPGNREYNPGWHTALDLENLLTVSEMVARSAHGRRESRGAHSRLDHPDKDEQLGNVNTIISRSGDGSMSVEQRAVVGKTDELGQLVKEMG